A genomic region of Anas platyrhynchos isolate ZD024472 breed Pekin duck chromosome 19, IASCAAS_PekinDuck_T2T, whole genome shotgun sequence contains the following coding sequences:
- the LOC119713184 gene encoding alpha-N-acetylgalactosaminide alpha-2,6-sialyltransferase 2-like, protein MRRPPALGCCRATPVPCPGRCGRGAGLALALLALLLLLLATQRRLGLELSRTPTRLQAPRPPTTEAPELVTRSPHLTPAPSLPPNLGDTYGRDETSRSSECPSSIRKRITGTEFGAAFLATVPVLQWAQHLREDEYRRLRRYGGAHGWKDVSWDVLKTSLSLLNTSASGLLVDSGQAAAPCVRCAVVGNGGILNGSRVGAAIDAHHLVFRVNGAITAGFEGDVGNRTSFYVFSTNTLVNALGSYAADGFKHPPRSPETRYVFLPDHDRDYLLLRAALTHQRVDRGRDKGVWPQEFFGEDLRADKFRMLHPDFIRYLRNRFLRSDILATPLWQLYRPSTGAVMLLAAIHTCDEVSAFGFMTPGYRAYSDHYFDRGHKEVQFYVNHDLKLEMRLWQRLQRSGLLRLYTGTEGT, encoded by the exons ATGAGAAGACCCCCGGCACTCGGCTGCTGCCGTGCCACCCCCGTGCCGTGCCCGGGGCGCTGTGGCCGTGGTGCCGGGCTGGCCCTCgccctcctggccctgctgctgctgctcctggccacGCAGCGCAGGCTGGGGCTCGAGCTCTCCAG GACCCCCACCCGCCTGCAGGCACCCAGACCCCCTACGACAGAGGCCCCGGAGCTGGTGACACGGTCACCACACCTcacccctgcccccagcctgccACCAAACCTCGGGGACACTTACGGGCGGGATGAGACCTCCCGCAGCTCG GAGTGTCCCAGCAGCATCAGGAAGAGGATTACGGGCACCGAATTTGGGGCTGCCTTCCTGGCCACCGTGCCGGTGCTGCAGTGGGCGCAGCACCTGCGGGAGGACGAGTACCGGCGGCTCCGCAGATACGGGGGGGCTCACGGCTGGAAGGACGTCAGCTGGGACG tGCTGAAGACGTCCCTGTCCCTCCTCAACACGTCGGCCAGCGGGCTCCTGGTGGACAGCGGGCAGGCAGCGGCCCCCTGCGTGCGCTGCGCCGTGGTGGGCAACGGCGGCATCCTCAACGGGTCCCGTGTGGGGGCTGCCATCGACGCCCACCACCTCGTCTTCAG GGTGAACGGGGCCATCACGGCGGGCTTCGAGGGGGACGTTGGCAACAGGACGTCCTTCTACGTCTTCTCCACCAACACCTTGGTGAACGCGCTCGGCAGCTACGCCGCGGATGGCTTCAAGCACCCGCCCCGGAGTCCG GAGACTCGCTACGTCTTCCTCCCGGACCACGACCGCGACTACCTGCTGCTGCGGGCGGCCCTGACCCACCAGCGCGTGGACAGGGGCCGGGACAAGGGGGTCTG GCCCCAGGAGTTTTTCGGTGAGGACCTGCGTGCTGACAAGTTCAGGATGCTCCACCCAGATTTCATCCGCTACCTCCGGAACCG CTTTCTCCGCTCTGACATCTTGGCCACGCCGCTCTGGCAACTCTACCGGCCCTCCACCGGCGCCGTGATGCTCCTGGCTGCCATCCACACCTGCGATGAG GTGAGCGCCTTTGGGTTCATGACGCCAGGCTACCGGGCGTACTCGGACCACTACTTTGACCGCGGGCACAAGGAGGTGCAGTTCTACGTCAACCACGACCTGAAGCTGGAGATGAGGCTGTGGCAGCGGCTGCAGCGCAGCGGGCTCCTGCGCCTCTACACCGGCACGGAGGGGACGTGA
- the NDUFAF8 gene encoding NADH dehydrogenase [ubiquinone] 1 alpha subcomplex assembly factor 8: MSAAPTWRRPARDGTAAAMSGRGVWLRARARLRRFPALLGGCGEQAAAYGRCVAAASAGSGEVRRDGCLREFRALRECFNRAVRGGERGDNGADNRGGGRLVPPTVTGSISVVSTGSSENVTAAIVTT, translated from the exons ATGAGCGCCGCGCCAACATGGCGGCGCCCAGCCCGTGACGGGACGGCGGCGGCGATGTCGGGCCGCGGCGTGTGGCTGCGGGCGCGGGCCCGGCTCCGGCGCTTCCCggcgctgctggggggctgcggggagcag gccgcTGCCTACGGGCGCTGCGTGGCCGCGGCCTCGGCAGGCAGCGGGGAGGTGCGGCGGGACGGCTGCCTGCGGGAATTCCGGGCGCTGCGGGAGTGCTTCAACCGAGCCGTACGTGGGGGAGAACGGGGAGATAACGGGGCTGATAacagggggggggggcggttgGTGCCACCCACGGTGACCGGCAGCATCTCGGTTgtttccacaggcagcagcgaGAACGTAACGGCGGCGATAGTCACGACATGA
- the TEPSIN gene encoding AP-4 complex accessory subunit tepsin, whose amino-acid sequence MAAPLRDRLCFLSRLPVLLRGTADEDGPCPGYVLEEIAKISRESPGSSQCLLEYLLKRLQSGSCRVKLKVLKILLHTCAQGSPQFVLQLKRNAAFIREAAAFTGPPDPLHGNSLNQKVRAAAQDLASVLFSDAALPTPALLPARPLPPAGMGSKPSPCSSLQGFGFSSERSGSGSAGEALLSTIQRAAEAVANAVLPTPEAPRPPCRELHEDSYQPVRAPSPSRSSPSSARPPAATTAHSTRASHQPGLAGGGWEEADSGHSSQDSSQDNADLSRASDSYSKSGSDSHSGASRDLANGAERVDAEGPGDCLREVSLVAALTQGPRVFLSREEAQQFLKECGLLNCEVVLELLSRALQDPSDSVRMRSMCAISSLMCSDLLALDQIFAATQQHLQQLSQGSPGPVANRATKLLRQFEALCRGRPSPKSPHPSVLPEASAPCAADLLTDVPPLPNEGILQPLSAAPLPPAAAPAPGGDPQLQTEPWGEPGPTAAATPSEQEAASRLQGDTSTTAAPPRSLSLFAGMELVAQPGTVLAPLTPPEEPRTLPQPEDEAGPPQSSREPSAFSFLNV is encoded by the exons ATGGCGGCGCCTCTGCGGGACCGGCTGTGCTTCCTCAGCCGG CTCCCGGTGCTGCTGCGGGGCACGGCGGACGAGGACGGGCCCTGCCCCGGGTACGTGCTGGAGGAGATCGCCA AGATCTCCCGCGAGTCGCCCGGCAGCAGCCAGTGCCTGCTGGAATACCTGCTGAAACGGCTGCAGAGCGGCTCCTGCCGCGTCAAGCTGAAG GTGCTGAAGATCCTGCTGCACACGTGCGCCCAGGGCTCCCCCCAGTTCGTCCTGCAGCTGAAGAGGAACGCCGCCTTCATCCGCGAGGCTGCAG CATTCACTGggcccccagaccccctccATGGCAACAGCTTGAACCAGAAGGTGCGGGCGGCTGcgcag GATTTGGCCAGCGTTCTCTTCTCGGATGCTGCTCTCCCgactcctgccctgctgcctgcccgtCCCCTGCCTCCCGCAG GTATGGGATCCaagcccagcccctgcagctccttGCAAGGATTCGGCTTCAGCAGCGAGAGGAGCGGCTCCG GCTCTGCAGGTGAAGCCCTGCTCAGCACCATCCAGCGAGCGGCCGAAGCGGTGGCCAACGCCGTGCTCCCCACCCCGGAGGCTCCCCGGCCCCCCTGCAGGGAGCTCCACGAGGATTCCTACCAGCCCGTGAGGGCTCCCTCTCCCTCCAGGAGCTCGCCCAGCTCTGCCAGGCCTCCAGCGGCCACCACAGCTCACAGCACCCGAG CGAGCCACCAGCCGGGGCTGGCCGGGGGTGGCTGGGAGGAGGCGGACAGCGGGCACAGCTCGCAGGATTCCTCGCAGGACAACGCTGACCTGAGCCGAGCCTCCGACTCCTACAGCAAATCCGGCAGCGACAGCCACTCCGGGGCCAGCAGGGACTTGGCAAACGGGGCCGAGAG GGTGGACGCTGAGGGGCCGGGCGACTGCCTGCGGGAGGTGAGCCTGGTGGCGGCGCTCACCCAGGGCCCCAGGGTGTTCCTGAGCAGGGAGGAGGCGCAGCAATTCCTCAAGGA GTGCGGGCTCCTGAACTGCGAggtggtgctggagctgctcagCCGGGCCCTGCAGGACCCCAGCGACAGCGTCCGCATG CGCTCCATGTGCGCCATCTCGTCCCTCATGTGCTCCGACCTGCTGGCCCTCGACCAGATCTTCGCCGCGacgcagcagcacctgcagcagctcagccaaggcagccccggccccgtggCCAACCGAGCCACCAAG CTCCTGCGCCAGTTCGAGGCTCTGTGCAGGGGCCGCCCGTCCCCGAAGAGCCCCCACCCCTCCGTCCTCCCCGAAGCTTCGGCCCCGTGCGCCGCGGACCTGCTGACGGACGTCCCCCCCCTGCCCAACGAGGGAATCCTCCAGCCCCTGAGCgcggccccactcccccccgctgctgccccagcccccgggggggaTCCCCAGCTGCAAACGGAGCCCTGGGGGGAGCCCGGCCCCACGGCAGCAGCCACCCCAAGCGAGCAGGAGGCAGCGAGCAGACTGCAGGGGGACACATCCACCacggctgcccccccccgcagcctgTCCCTTTTTGCTGGCATGGAGCTGGTGGCCCAGCCGGGCACGGTGCttgcccccctcaccccccccgaGGAGCCACGGACGCTGCCCCAGCCCGAGGATGAGGCTGGGCCCCCTCAGAGCAGCCGGGAGCCTTCTGCCTTCTCCTTCCTCAATGTGTAG
- the CEP131 gene encoding centrosomal protein of 131 kDa: MGWPPPARPPPMAARGRGPGAVRGGGGPAGMRSSRSSSSCRGAGCGGVAVDLSLTGLPVPVLRRPSSASPAKHVARSLSVVADGKPKRNALEDAGSRAINNLRRSNSTTQVAQRASSGHSSEQAGAFLAFFESASGGRKKGTTPSTASPEQKTTWNVLDDQPRALPAPSSSGGAEPAAGMRKKEAAVLLAANFTANNRSNKGAMGNCVTTMVHNNYTADRGPAPKSSNQAPSSNLNNVVKATANEESESSSLVKSQKNFSSNNNAARNNAGGLPRRREVTEEEAERFIQQVNLAAVTIQRWYRRHAQRHKAGAAALGRLLAARREERQRQTEEGNILGLQERRDEERRKIREEKARLARRAAIQELHQKRAQKAAEAKCLAEEELALVKESRRVAKKKPARPAAATRNDGLKANNAEPEASSPVELSAVPSQGQGAEDKLQDLSSREMGGEDLGTAGTAASRAQSKVTLTELLDTLRLLEEEPELLPPPKLFKKEKYAWIDGEPGSNSLTADNLEKLGKLNHSPGVPEDGALLSEAKLQSIISFLDEMEKSEQERPRSAASATQREGLLSEEELAHLEQASAVATEVTSSIVRLKLEVEEKKRAISLLQTALAQQRELTVRHVQQTEKELGHQLRLQREQYEAAIQRHLAFIDQLIEDKKVLSERCEAVVAELKQADQKYSKKISQMQEQHELELRKLKELMSATEKIRREKWIDEKTKKIKEITVKGLEPEIQKLMAKHRQDIRQLKMLHEAELLQSDERAARQYCRQAQELRSLLQREKEEQGQRERELARQRCEKQLEQEEQALQQQRRRLYAEVAEEKERLSQQAARQRAEVEELRRQLEASSSAVTTALKEEHAKEQEERERRHQAEVKVLKERLEMERQAWEANYVKKEEAWLLARERELREEVRKERDKEIELVIQRLEADMSSAKEECERAAENRIKRIRDKYEVELQELERSERKLQERCNELKGRLAELEGESSRLQGLLKHREQELEEIRKVRDQLAQERSSLAEVIREEFATRLVGTEEENKRLKEEMVEMRARQRLELDRVAREKDRELEEVHRRVKTAVARKEENVSSLRKQYEAAVQRAEHLEALLEQQRQQLLAAK, from the exons ATGGGGTGGCCGCCACCCGCTCGGCCTCCACCAATGGCGGCGCGGGGGCGGGGCCCcggggcggtgcggggcggCGGAGGCCCGGCCGG GATGAGGAGCTCCCGGAGCAGCTCATCGTGCCGCGGTGCCGGCTGTGGCGGCGTGGCCGTGGACCTGAGCCTGACGGGGCTCCCCGTGCCCGTCCTGCGGCGCCCCAGCAGCGCCTCCCCCGCCAAGCACGTGGCGCGCTCCCTCTCCGTCGTGGCCGATGGCAAACCCAAGAGGAACGCCCTG GAGGATGCGGGGTCCCGGGCCATCAACAACCTCCGCAGGTCCAACAGCACCACGCAGGTCGCCCAGCGGGCCAGCAGCGGGCACAG CTCGGAGCAGGCAGGAGCCTTCCTGGCCTTTTTTGAGAGCGCTTCTGgtgggagaaagaaaggaacgACCCCGAGCACGGCGTCCCCGGAGCAGAAAACCACCTGGAACGTCCTG GACGATCAGCCGCGAGCCCTCCCGGCCCCATCCAGCTCCGGCGGTGCCGAGCCAGCAGCGGGCATGAGGAAGAAGGAAGCggccgtgctgctggcagccaacTTCACCGCCAACAACAG gagcaacaAGGGCGCGATGGGGAACTGCGTCACCACCATGGTGCACAACAACTACACGGCCGACAGGGGCCCCGCGCCCAAAAGCTCCAACCAGGCTCCGAGCAGCAACCTCAA CAATGTCGTCAAAGCCACCGCCAACGAGGAGAGCGAAAGCAGCAGCTTGGTGAAGTCGCAGAAGAATTTCTCCAGCAACAACAACGCCGCCCGCAACAACGCCGGCGGGCTGCCCCGCAGGAGGGAGGTGACCGAGGAGGAGGCGGAGAG GTTCATCCAGCAGGTGAACCTCGCCGCCGTCACCATCCAGCGCTGGTACCGCCGCCACGCGCAGCGGCACAAGGCAGGAGCGGCGGCTCTGGGGCGCCTGCTGGCTGCCAGGAGGGAG GAGAGGCAGCGGCAGACAGAGGAGGGGAACATCCTGGGCTTGCAGGAGCGGAGGGACGAGGAGCGCAGGAAGATCCGAGAGGAGAAGGCGCGGCTGGCGCGGCGTGCTGCCATCCAG GAGCTGCACCAGAAAAGGGCCCAAAAGGCTGCCGAGGCGAAATGCTTGGCGGAAGAGGAGCTCGCGCTGGTGAAGGAGAGCAGAAGGGTAGCAAAGAAGAAGCCTGCcaggcctgctgctgccacgaGGAACGATGGCCTCAAAGCCAACAACGCTG AGCCAGAAGCAAGCAGCCCGGTGGAGCTCAGCGCCGTGCCCTcgcaggggcagggggcagaggaCAAGCTGCAG GACCTGAGCTCCAGGGAGATGGGGGGCGAGGACCTGGGGACCGCGGGGACAGCCGCCAGCAGGGCTCAGTCCAAGGTGACCCTCACCGAGCTGCTGGACACCCtcaggctgctggaggaggagccggagctgctgccccccccgaagctcttcaagaaggagAAATACGCCTGGATAGACGGG GAGCCCGGCTCCAACTCGCTGACCGCTGACAACTTGGAGAAGTTGGGGAAGCTGAACCATTCCCCCGGGGTCCCCGAGGACGGGGCGCTGCTCTCGGAGGCCAAGCTCCAAAGCATCATCAGCTTCCTGGACGAGATGGAGAAATCGGAGCAGGAGAGGCCGCGCTCCGCCGCCTCGGCCACGCAGCGGGAG GGGCTGCTCTCCGAGGAGGAGCTGGCGCACTTGGAGCAAGCGTCCGCTGTTGCCACGGAGGTGACGAGCTCCATCGTGAGGCTGAAGCTGGAAGTGGAGGAGAAGAAGCGAGCCATCAGCCTGCTGCAGACGGCGCTG GCCCAGCAGAGGGAACTGACCGTCCGGCACGTCCAACAAACCGAGAAGGAGCTCGGCCACCAGCTGAGGCTGCAGAGGGAGCAGTACGAGGCGGCCATCCAGAGACACCTGGCCTTCATCGACCAG CTCATCGAGGACAAGAAGGTGCTGAGCGAGAGGTGCGAGGCTGTGGTGGCTGAGCTGAAACAGGCGGACCAGAAGTACAGCAAGAAGATCAGCCAGATGCAGGAGCAGCACGAGCTG GAGCTCAGGAAGCTGAAGGAGCTGATGAGCGCGACGGAGAAGATCAGGCGGGAGAAGTGGATTGATGAGAAAACCAAAAAGATCAAGGAGATCACCGTGAAAG GCCTGGAGCCGGAGATCCAGAAGCTGATGGCCAAGCACCGGCAGGACATACGGCAGCTGAAGATGCTGCACGAGGCCGAGCTGCTGCAGTCGGACGAGCGGGCGGCGCGGCAGTACTGCCGGCAGGCCCAGGAGCTGCGCAGCCTGCTGCAGCGCGagaaggaggagcaggggcagagggagagggagctggCCCGGCAGCG GTGTgagaagcagctggagcaggaggagcaggcgctgcagcagcagcggcgcCGGCTCTACGCGGAGGTCGCCGAGGAGAAGGAGAGGCTGAGCCAGCAAGCGGCCAG GCAGAGGGCGGAGGTGGAGGAGCTGCGGAGGCAGCTGGAGGCGAGCAGCTCGGCCGTCACCACCGCGCTCAAGGAGGAGCACGcgaaggagcaggaggagagggagaggaggcaTCAG GCAGAGGTGAAGGTGCTGAAGGAGCGGCTGGAGATGGAGAGGCAAGCCTGGGAGGCAAACTACGTGAAGAAGGAG GAAGCCTGGCTGCTCGCCCGGGAGCGGGAGCTGAGGGAGGAGGTGAGGAAGGAGAGGGACAAGGAGATCGAGCTGGTGATCCAGCGCCTGGAGGCCGACATGTCCTCCGCCAAGGAGGAGTGCGAGAGGGCAGCGGAGAACAG GATTAAAAGGATCCGGGACAAGTACGaggtggagctgcaggagctggagaggtCGGAGCGCAAGCTGCAGGAGCGCTGCAACGAGCTGAAGGGGAGGCTGGCCGAGCTGGAGGGGGAGAGCAGCcgcctgcaggggctgctgaaACAccgggagcaggagctggaggagataCGGAAG GTGCGGGACCAGCTGGCCCAGGAGCGGAGCAGCCTGGCGGAGGTGATCCGGGAGGAGTTCGCCACCAGGCTGGTGGGCACGGAGGAGGAGAACAAGAGGCTGAAGGAGGAGATGGTGGAGATGAGAGCCCGGCAGCGCCTGGAGCTGGACAGGGTGGCGAGGGAGAAGGACAGAGAGCTGGAGGAGGTGCACAGGAG GGTGAAGACGGCCGTGGCGAGGAAGGAGGAGAACGTGAGCAGCCTTCGGAAACAGTACGAG GCGGCGGTGCAGCGAGCCGAGCACCTGGAGGccctcctggagcagcagcgccagcagctgctggcagccaaaTAA